The following coding sequences lie in one Arabidopsis thaliana chromosome 3, partial sequence genomic window:
- a CDS encoding F-box and associated interaction domains-containing protein (F-box and associated interaction domains-containing protein; CONTAINS InterPro DOMAIN/s: F-box domain, cyclin-like (InterPro:IPR001810), F-box domain, Skp2-like (InterPro:IPR022364), F-box associated domain, type 1 (InterPro:IPR006527), F-box associated interaction domain (InterPro:IPR017451); BEST Arabidopsis thaliana protein match is: F-box and associated interaction domains-containing protein (TAIR:AT3G24700.1); Has 1191 Blast hits to 1156 proteins in 33 species: Archae - 0; Bacteria - 0; Metazoa - 0; Fungi - 0; Plants - 1191; Viruses - 0; Other Eukaryotes - 0 (source: NCBI BLink).) has product MMFAYLPPDLESEILSRVPATFLKELQTTCKRWYALFRDPIFVKKNLGKAATHVIFNNLGDYSVTEMNTLVHSINLRGIQNSFDPSIGVERKLYELNDPEHDKILGIISHCDGLLLCATKDKTRLVVWNPCTGQTRWIQIKNVFKNNPQLILLVIKFKIYEFNSDSWRILDDISPVCFIRSNGVNLKGNAYFVASDKESKFILKFDFTTERFLRLSFPSQNDDQIAVLSVVRQEKLALLQQRFDTSSIKMNIWVTKTKIDADKDLSWSNFLVVDFGKVTLTSEPLSFLVDEENKMVVCSSKIRHIERKTIIYFAKEGIQVHQEIAQKPKGCCSFLVSYVPSLVQF; this is encoded by the exons atgatGTTTGCTTATCTTCCACCTGATTTAGAATCGGAAATACTCTCTAGGGTTCCTGCCACATTTCTAAAAGAATTGCAAACTACTTGCAAACGATGGTACGCTTTATTTAGAGATCCGATATTCGTCAAGAAGAACTTGGGTAAAGCAGCAACGCATGTGATCTTTAATAATCTTGGGGATTATTCAGTGACAGAGATGAATACTTTGGTTCATAGCATCAATCTCCGTGGAATCCAAAACAGCTTTGATCCATCCATTGGTGTTGAACGTAAACTTTACGAGCTAAATGATCCTGAACATGATAAGATACTTGGTATTATCTCTCACTGCGATGGTTTATTATTGTGCGCTACCAAGGACAAGACTAGACTCGTGGTTTGGAACCCTTGTACTGGTCAAACCAGGTGGATCCAAATCAAGAATGTGTTCAAGAACA ATCCCCAGCTTATTCTCTTGGTAATTAAGTTTAAAATCTATGAGTTCAACTCTGATTCATGGAGAATTCTTGATGACATCTCTCCTGTTTGTTTCATACGCTCAAATGGCGTGAATTTGAAGGGAAATGCTTATTTTGTTGCTTCAGATAAAGAAAGCAAATTCATACTCAAGTTTGATTTCACAACAGAGAGATTCCTACGTCTATCGTTTCCTTCTCAGAACGATGATCAAATTGCGGTTCTATCAGTTGTTAGACAAGAGAAACTTGCCTTGTTACAACAAAGGTTTGATACATCTTCAATAAAGATGAATATATGGGTGACCAAAACTAAGATCGATGCGGACAAAGACTTGTCTTGGAGCAACTTCTTAGTAGTAGATTTTGGTAAAGTTACATTAACAAGTGAGCCGTTGAGTTTCTTGGTGGACGAGGAGAATAAAATGGTCGTGTGTTCTTCAAAGATTCGTCACATTGAAAGGAAGACTATAATTTACTTTGCTAAAGAGGGTATACAAGTTCATCAAGAGATTGCACAGAAACCAAAAGGTTGTTGTTCATTTCTCGTCagttatgttccaagtttggttcaattttAG
- a CDS encoding F-box/associated interaction domain protein (F-box family protein; CONTAINS InterPro DOMAIN/s: F-box domain, cyclin-like (InterPro:IPR001810), F-box domain, Skp2-like (InterPro:IPR022364); BEST Arabidopsis thaliana protein match is: F-box and associated interaction domains-containing protein (TAIR:AT3G17530.1); Has 868 Blast hits to 864 proteins in 20 species: Archae - 0; Bacteria - 0; Metazoa - 0; Fungi - 0; Plants - 868; Viruses - 0; Other Eukaryotes - 0 (source: NCBI BLink).) — protein sequence MMTTIPNLPDELESEILSRVPAKSLAKWKTICKRWYALFRDPRFVKKNLCKSAREVMLLMNDRVHSISVNRHGIDDRFEPSMEFSGKLRSLIDSKDVKVSKEANLARSLNTMYAKLKSNRISKLCGGVMNHFNIR from the coding sequence ATGATGACAACGATTCCCAATCTTCCAGACGAATTGGAATCGGAAATACTCTCTAGGGTTCCGGCGAAGTCTCTAGCGAAATGGAAGACTATTTGCAAACGATGGTACGCTTTGTTCAGAGATCCGAGATTCGTGAAGAAGAACTTGTGTAAATCAGCGAGGGAAGTGATGTTACTGATGAATGATAGGGTTCACTCAATTAGCGTCAATCGCCATGGAATTGACGACAGATTTGAACCATCTATGGAGTTTTCAGGTAAACTCAGGAGTCTAATTGATTCGAAAGACGTCAAAGTATCAAAGGAGGCAAACTTGGCAAGAAGCCTTAACACAATGTACGCGAAACTCAAATCTAACCGCATATCCAAATTATGTGGTGGAGTAATGAACCACTTCAACATACGTTAG